The proteins below come from a single Hemitrygon akajei unplaced genomic scaffold, sHemAka1.3 Scf000041, whole genome shotgun sequence genomic window:
- the LOC140720356 gene encoding NACHT, LRR and PYD domains-containing protein 3-like codes for MAQCSSSGGVPVASTSGKDTVITELLASWNDFQLLQLTDFYRDRLEQAMEGGVHGVSLALTAENQFSGEEHRKISDLADKGERADSSKLLLSLVLEKGPRARRVMWETFVKMRIGAPKFDKILNEIQEHGCVPVHRPVPEIPRELKDVQQKHKETLRAQTETLRVNTILMREKVKVFQLVDRYAELTVISTVRDRRLVEHELLARGRDHGNWREKHLRRELEKIRTDQLFQSSFSWSKSKSGSSATVAGVPGIGKTTMVQRIVHDWATGTIFQQFQFVFSFKFRDLNSINCRINMRELILDQYPYFGNILREVWKKPEGLLFIFDGLDEFKHRIDFADYRRDTEPKHQCPDPEWWCEVSDIVYSLIQGKLLPGCSVLVTTRPIALRLLEKADISIWAEILGFVGEERKEYFIRHFEDQTVAEAVFKHVKENEILYTMSYNPSYCWILTLVLGPFFTQRVMDQQRVPKTITQLYSYYIYNILKNHSCEIEKPRDVLVRVGQMAFRGVSEKKIVFTDGDLNNYNLQPSQFLSGFLMEILEREDSARSVVYTFPHLTIQEFVAAVAQFLNPHPVDNLNFLTEAHNTTDGRFEVFLRFVAGLSSPMTARGLEEFLGPFPHQTTCRVIDWVKEEVKRQIGNTQSEAGKRRLLNTLHYLFESQNRGLAQAALESVETLSFSGMTLTPIDCAVLSHAIGLCDTIKQLDLENCYIQCEGIRRLGPGLHKCQDLRLGENKLGDSGVKLVSAALRNPECKIQKLWLGDVGVTDSGVEDLASPLSKISSLMELDLGSNKLGDSGVKLVSAALRNPECKIQKLWLMEIGLTDSAAEDLVSALSTNQSLMELDLGSNKLADSGVKLVSAALRNPKCKIQKLRLDNVSLTDSGAEDLVSALSAKPSLMGLSLGYNLLTDRSVPALRRLILALPNLEWIGLYGNSFSGTGEKELRSLQEPRPRLTVSL; via the exons ATGGCTCAATGTTCGAGCAGTGGAGGAGTTCCAGTGGCGTCAACATCGGGAAAGGACACGG TGATCACTGAGCTCCTGGCAAGCTGGAATGATTTCCAGCTCCTGCAGTTGACGGacttctaccgggacaggctggagcaggcgatggaaggaggggtgcacggagtgagcctggcgttaacggccgagaatcagttcagcggagaggaacatcgg aaaatctctgatctcgctgataagggagagcgggcggacagttctaaactcctcctgagcctggtgctgGAGAAAGGCCCccgcgcccggagggtgatgtgggaaacctttgtgaaaatgaGGATTGGAGCCCCAAAGTTTGACAAAATATTGAACGAAATACAGGAGCATG GTTGTGTTCCGGTCCATCGACCAGTACCGGAGATTCCCAGAGAACTGAAAG atgttcaacagaaacacaaggagactctgcgggcacaaactgaaacactgagagtgaacacgatcctgatgagggagaaggtgaaggttttccagctggttgatcgatacgctgagctcacggtcatttctactgttcgagatcggagactggtggaacatgagctgctggcaagaggcagagaccatggCAATTGGAGAGAAAAACATCTCCGCAGAGAactggaaaaaatccggactgatcagttgttccagagcagcttttcctggagtaaatccaaatctgggagttcagcaACAGTGGCTGGAGTCccagggatcgggaaaacaacaatggtacaaaggATTGTTCATGACTGGGCGACGGGGACAATattccaacaattccagtttgttttcagtttcaaattccgcgatttaaactccattaactgcaggATAAAcatgagggaactgattctggatcagtatccttactttgggaatatcttgagagaggtctggaagaaaccagagggattgctgtttatattcgatggtttggatgaatttaagcacagaatcgattttgctgactatcggagagatacagaacccaagcaccagtgcccagatcccgagtggtggtgtgaagtgtctgacattgtgtacagtttaatccagggcaaactgctcccagggtgttcagtgctggtgaccacccgccccattGCTTTACGTTTATTGGAAAAGGCTGATATCAgtatctgggctgaaatcctgggatttgttggtgaggaacggaaggaatatttcatcagacattttgaagatcagacggtggcggaagctgttttcaaacacgtgaaggagaacgagatcctgtacaccatgagctacaacccctcctactgctggatcctcactctggtactgggccccttcttcacacaaagagtgatgGACcaacagcgagttcccaagaccatcacccaactgtactcctactatatttacaacattctgAAAAACCACAGCTGTGAGATTGAGAAACCCCGTGATGTGTTAGTCAGggtgggtcagatggccttcagaggagtgtccgagaagaagattgtgtttacagatggagatttgaacaactacaatctgcagccttcccagttcctgtccgggtttcTAATGGAGatattggagagagaggattctgcccggagcgtggtgtacacattcccacacctcaccatccaagagtttgtagctgcagtcgcacaattcctgaatccacatcccgtgGATAACCTGAatttcctcactgaagcccacaacacaacagatgggcgatttgaggtatttctccgttttgttgctggtctctcctccccaatgacagctcggggcctggaggagtttctgggtccattccctcatcaaacaacctgccgagtgattgactgggtgaaggaggaagtTAAACGTCAGATTGGaaacacacagagtgaagctggtaaaaggagactCCTGAACACAttacactacctgtttgagtctcagaaccgtggactggctcaggccgcactagaatctgtggaaacactttcattcagtggaatgacactgaccccgattgactgcgcagtCCTGTCTCATGcaatcggactctgtgatacaataaagcAGCTCGACCTGGAGAACTgctacattcagtgtgaaggaatccggcggctgggacccgggctgcacaagtgccaggacttgag ACTTGGggagaataaactgggagattctggagtaaaactggtgtctgcggctctgaggaacccagagtgtaaaatacagaaactgtg gctgggggATGTCGGTGTCACTGATTCTGGTGTCGAGGATCTCGCTTCCCCTCTCAGTAAAATATCATCACTAATGGAGCTGGACCTGGGTAGTAATAaattgggagattcaggagtgaaactggtgtctgcggctctgaggaacccagagtgtaaaatacagaaactgtg gctgatggagatcggtctcacagattctgctgccgaggatctcgtctccgctctcagtacaaatcaATCACTGATGGAGCTGGACCTGGGTAGTAATAAACTGGCAGATTCCGGAGTCAAACttgtgtctgcggctctgaggaacccgaagtgtaaaatacagaaactgcg gctggacaatgtcagtctcacagattctggtgccgaggatcttgtCTCCGCACTCAGTGCCAAACCATCACTGATGGGGCTTAGCCTTGGTTACAACTtgctgacagaccgatctgttcccgctctccgccgcctcatactggcTCTCCCGAATCTGGAGTGGATCGG aCTGTATGGGAATTCGTTCAGTGGGACCggggagaaggaactgagatctctacaggaacccagacccagactgacagtgtccctgtaa